The DNA window TTACATGATGGTACCCCAAAAACTTCCCCTTGAACCCTTCTGGGACCCCAGAAATGCCCCTTGCACCCCAAAATCACCCCCGGGGACTCCTCAGATCCCTCTTGggaaaccccaaatccttccagGGTCCCCCCAGTTCCCCCCCTgattcttttcctccctcttgggacccccaaacctccctgggccCCTCCCCAAACCCATTTGGGGTCCCCCAGTTCTACCCTGGACCCCACAAATCCCACCTTGAGCATCCCAAATCCTTTCAGGCCCCCCCCGTCCTATGCCAGGCCCCACAGGTTTCATCTGCAGACCCCAATATCCCCCTCCAAaccttcccaaatcccaccttGCGACCCCAAATCCCCTTGTAGCCTCCCCAGTCCTATTCCTGGGTCCcgctgatgccttgggaaggctgacctggaatagagactggacagagctggagaataaatttggaatttattgaaaggcctttaggatccaccttgggcagtacaGGGCCTGACTGGGGCTACAGCCAAGGTAGACTATAAATGGTCACAgaaatggacaaacagtcacaaaatcttacatttttatgagTTTGGGTCCATTTGTGTGTTGGGGCTGAATTGCCCAATTAGAGCCTTAGGTTTGAGGTTTTATCTCTTGTTTTTTCAGCCCAGTGTCGTTTGTGCtgttgggctgaaagttgtccttggcCCTCAGCAGgagaggatttgttttgtctccctgctctgtgcagggagaTAAATGGCATTTAACAAGAGGCTCAGAACTGCTCCCTGGGCAGAATCGGAATCTGAATCTGAGAATATTCCGATTTTCAGATACTCAGAATtttcagaatctgaaaatatgaaagccaAAGCTTAAAGCATCACCCCAAGCCATCCTTGGCCCCCCAAAGCCCTCCCTCTTGATCCCTTTGCCCTTTCCTGGGTCCCACAAATCCCCCCCAggccccccaaaacccccttGTGACCCCCCAGTTCTATCCCAGGCCCCCTAATCTCCAACTTGGGCTTCCCTAAATCCCACCTGGGGACCCTAAATCTCACCTGggcaccccaaatcccacctgggGGTCTTCAAATCCCACCCGggaaccccaaatcccacctgggGACCCCCCAGTCCCATCCTGGCCCTgccaaatcccaccctgggcactgcAAATGCTTCTGGGGAGCCCCCCAGATTCAATCCCAAGGCACCCAAACTCCACCGTGGACCCCCCCAGGTTCCATTTTGGGCCCCCCAGACCCCACCAGGGTCCCCCAATCCTGGCTGGGACCCCCCCAAAGCCCCTCCCCCACTGCAGGGCCGCATCGCCTGCGCCAACGTCCTGAGTGACCTGTACGCCATGGGGGTGACCGAGTGTGACAACGTCCTGATGCTGCTGAGCGTCAGCCAGCGCATGACCGAGGAGGTGACGGGgacgggggacacgggggacagggatgagggGGCAGCAGTGTGGTGACAAGGACACGCGGGGGTGACAGGAATGGGGAAGGGACACAGGGCCACAGGACAGGTACGTGGTGAGGGCGGGATAGTGACAGGGACATCAGGGGGACAGATTTGAGGGGGCCCAGGGACACAGCGGGACAGTGACATGGCAGGGTCACTGTGCCAGGGGGTGACAGTGACATCAGGCAccatggggacatgggcatgatggggggacacgggggtgacagtgacaggggaGGGGGTGACGGAGTGGGACATTCACAGTGACATGTTGGGGATGGAGGACACGGGGGTGGCAGTGACATCAGGGACTCAGGGAACTGAgagggtgacagggacactgaggactaacaggggacactgggggtgacaggggacactgagggtgACAGGAACACTGAGAGGGtcacagggacactgcaggggtgacagggacactggggatgACAGAGGACACTGggagggtgacagggacactgggggtGACAAGGACACTGGGAGGGTGACAGGGGCActgggggtgacagggacactgcagaggtgacaggggacagtggggggTGACAGACTGTACTGTCCCCCCAGGAGAGGGACAAGGTGATGCCGCTGATCATCCAGGGGTTCCGGGATGCGGCCGAGGACGGGGGGACGTCGGTGACAGGGGGACAGACGGTGCTCAACCCCTGGGTCATCGTGGGGGGCGTGGCCACCGCTGTCTGTCAATCCAGCGAGTTCATCATGTGAGTGATGGGCGGGGCCACTGCCACCTGTCAATCATTTGAGTGATGGGGCAGGGCCACTGCCACCTGTCAATCATTTGAGTGATGGGGAGGGGTCACTGCCACCTGTCAATCATTTGAGTGATGGGGAGGGGTCAAGTCCACCTGTCAATCATTTGTgcatggcaggggtggggcCTGGGGCGGGGTCACTACTGTCAATCAAAGCCATCATTGGAGTGGGGGTGGGGCTTGTGAGGGCGTGTGGCCATCACCTGTCAGTCAAGTCATTCTTGTGTGATGGGTGGggcttggggacatgggggcgggtttggggacatgggggtggggcttggggacatgggggcagggtttggggacatgggggtggggcttggggacatgggggcgggtttggggacatgggggtggggcttggggacatgggggcagggtttggggacatgGGGGCGGGTTTTGGGACACGGGGGCGGGATTTGGGGCCAGGGCGTGTCCCATGCTGACCCCAGCCTTGCCCAGGCCGGACAGTGCCGTGCCCGGGGACGTCCTGGTGCTGACCAAGCCCTTGGGGACACACATGGCTGTCACCGCACACCAGTGGCTGGACATAGTGAGTGACACTGAGGGgacctgggaggggacagaagCAGGGGGCAGACACCACGGGGGCAGAagcagccctgtgtccccaggggtgCCTCAGATGGCTCTGGAGACACCCAGGTGTCCTCAGGAGGAGCCAGAATGGGACTAAAACCCACCTGAGGTGTCCCCAGTGGGACCTCAAAGCCACCCCCGATGTCCCCAGAGGGTGCCATGGGAGTGTCCCCAAGGCCACTGCGGGTGTCCCTGacgctgtccccgctgtccccacagcctgaGCGCTGGAACAAGATCAAGCTGGTGGTGACACGGGAGGAGGTGGAGCTGGCCTATCAGGAGGCTGTGTGCAGCATGGCCACGCTCAACCGCACCGgtgggtgacactggggacaaaAGCCAACCTGTGGGTCCCCAAAGCCAACCCAGATGTCCCCAGGGGATCCCAAAGCCACTGTGGGCGTCCCCGGAGTCATCTTATGGTTTCCATAGATGCTGAAGCAATCAGGGGGATCCCCAAAGCCACTACAGATGTCCCCAGAGTCACCCCAGGGATGCCCAAGGCCACCCCAGATGTTCCCAAGGGAATACAGAACTCCCAGAAGGATCCTTGAAGCCACTGGAGATGTCCTCAAagtgtccccagcccaccccCCACGTCCCCAAAGCCACTCCAGATATCTCCAGGGGAGCACAAAGCCACCAGGGGAATCACTAAAGCCACTGCAGGGTGTCCCTAGGCCAGGCTGGGTGTCCCTAAGGCCACCTGAGATGTCCCCAGAGCCATTCCAGGGTGTCCCTAGATGaggctgggtgtccctgggccaTACTGGGTCAGAGGCACCAGGGGAGTCCCTAAAGCCACTCCAGATGTCTCTAGAGCCATTTCAGGGCATCCCTAGGCAATGCTGAGTGCCCCAAAGCCACCGGGGGAGTCCCTAAAGCCACTCCAGGGTGTCCCTACGCCAGGCTGggtgtccccaaagccaccagGCAAGTCCCTAATGGCACCCAAGATGTCCCTAAAGCCACCCGAGATGTCGCCAGAACCATTccagggtgtccccagagccccctcCGTGTGTCCCCAAATTCCCCGACGGGTGTCCCCAGACCCCCCTTGGTGACCCCAGAACCCCCCACTCAGgtgtccccaaagccccccCTCGGGTGTCCCCGAACCACCccccctggtgtccctgtgctgtggggggCCGTGTGAGGTGACAGCCGTGTCCCCAGCGGCGGGGCTGATGCGGGCCTTCGGGGCGCACGCGGCCACGGACGTGACGGGCTTCGGGGTGCTGGGACACGCCCGTGCACTGGCGGCGCAGCAGCGGCTGGACGTGGCCTTCGTCATCCACAACCTGCCCGTCATCGCCAAGATGGCCGCCGTCAGCAAGGCCTGCGGGGGCCGCggggggctgctgcagggcaccGCGCCCGAGACGTCGGGTACGGCCGGGGGGACCCCGAACGGGGCTGGGAACGGGATCGGGGGGCTCGGGAACGGGATTGGGGGGTCTGAAAATGGGATTGGGGGGCCTGGAAAAGGGATTGGAGGGTCTGGGAATGGGATTGGAGAGCCCAATAATGGGATTGGGGAGCCTGAAAATGGGATTGGGGGGCCTGGAAAAGGGATTGGAGGGtctgggaatgggattggggaGCCCAAGAATGGGATTGGGGGGCCTGGGAACGGGATTGGGGAGCCTGAGAATGGGATTGGGGAGCCTGAAAACGGGATTGGGGAGCCCAGAAACTGGACTGGGGAGCCTGAGAATAGGATTGGGGGGCCTGAAAATGGGATTGGGGAACCCAAAGATGGGATAAGGGGCTCTGGAAATGGGATTGGGGAGCCCAGGAATGGGATTGGGCACTCCGAAAATGGGATTTGGGAGCCTGAGAAGGAGATAAGAAGCAATGGAAATGGGATTTGGGCCCCTGGCAATGGGATTGGGGAACTGGAAAATGGCGGGGGTTGATGTGAGGGGGTATTGGGTCATCCCAgccagcagggggcgctgtgcATCATGACAGGGCCCCAGAAATGGGCTGAGGAAATGCCAAAAATGGGGAGAGGGGCACAGAAAACGGGACGGGGGACCCTAGAAATGGGAGGAGGGGCGCCAAAAACGGAGTGAGGGATCCTGAAAATAGGAGAAGAGACCCCAAAATTGAGGGGTGGGTACAAAGAGAGCAATGGGTCCTCCCGGCCGGCAGGGGGCACTGTGCATAGTGCCAGGACTCTgagaatgggaagaaaaagcacaaaaacgGGAGTGGCCTCAGAAATGGGGAAGGGAGGCTCAAAAATGAGGGGACAGATTGTGGAAGTGTGATGGGGTCTGCAAAAACAGACTCGGAGAACCCAGAAATGGGGAGGAGACCCCAAAAATGAGGGGGGTGTGTCAACGGAGAGGAAATTGGtcagcccagccagcagggggcgctgtgcgCGTGGCAGGAACCCGGAAACTGGATGAAAGACCCCAAAAATGACATAAGGGACGCTAAAAATGGGATAAGGGATCTCAAAAACGGGGTAAGGGACTCCAAAAACGGGGTACGAGACACTAAAAATGGGATGGGGACCACGAAAATTCGATAAGGGATGTAAAAAATGGGATAAGGGTCCCCAAAAATAGTGTAAGATACTGCAAAAATGGAATAAGGGGGCTCCAAAAGTGGGACTAGGGGTGCTAAAAATGGGATGTGAATCCCAAGAACGAGATTAGGGGTACTAAAAACTGGATAAGAAACCCCAACACCGGGAGAAATGGCACTAAAAATGGGATGGGGACCCCAAAAATGGGACAAGGGACCACAAAAATGAGATAAGGGACACTAAAAATGTGGTAACAGACCCCAAAACTGGAGAGGACTCCAATAAGGGAGGGAGGGGTAATGGGGGCACATTGGgtcagccctggcagcagggacctTAAAACTGCGGTTTTCTCCCCAAAAAATGGGAAAGGGGATGGGAAACTGGGAGGGGAAAGACTTCAAAACCAGAGGGATCCCCAAGAAAGCTCAACATTTAGGGCGGAACTTTTCCTGAATCCCCGCTTTTTCCCGTTTTCCCCCATTTTTACctgtttttccacatttttcctgtttttcccccgttgtttttttcccattttttcctcttccccccatttttccccatttaccTGTTTCCCTCCATTTTCCCcgttttctgccattttttccCTCGTCTTCCCCCATTTCCCCGTTTTTCCGTTTCCCCCATTTTACACCCCTTTTCCCCCATTTCTCCCgtttccttttcccctgcttccccgttttccccccattttctcAATTTCCCCCATTTTTACCCCGCTTCCCccatttcccccatttttcctccattttcctcCCCGTTTTTACTCCACTTTCTGCTgttccccccttttcccctcatttttccTATTTCACTGTTTCCCCCCGTTTCCCCACATTTTATcccattttccctgtttcccccgTTTTATGTCCATTTATCCTcgttttttcccattttatgcccattttcccccattccccccgtttctcctttttttcccccattttatCCCACTTTCCCCGTTTCCCGTTTTATCTCCGTTTATCcttgttttttcccattttatcccatttttcccccatttctcccctttcccccgttttatctgtttttcctttttttttcccattttatccCCATTTCTCCCCGTTTTATTTCCGTTTatccttgtttttttcccattttccccccgTTTCTCCCATTTCTCCCGTTTCTTCCGTTTTCTCCCCATTTTATCCCATTTTCCCCCCGtttatcccattttttcccctgttttatctctgtttatccctgttttttcccatttctcctgtTCCCGCAGgggggctgctggtggtgctgccGCGGGCTCAGGCGGCGCGGTTCTGCGCGGAGCTGAaggcgccgggccgggccgaggggCTGCAGGCCTGGATCGTGGGGGTGGTGGAGAAGGGCCCCCGCGGCGCCCGGGTCATCGACAAACCGCGGCTGATCGAGGTGccgccccgcggggccgcgccgggccccgACAGCCCCGGGAGCCCCCCGCCGGAGCCGCCCCGAGCGCCCTTCTAGGGCACCAAAACCCCCCGGGGCTGGGCCCTGACACGGCTCCCGCCCAGGGGACCCCAAAGAAAACCCCGGAGTTGGGTCAGATCCCCCCACGACTGAGCTCTCCCTTCTGCGGGACCCCACAGAAatccccccaccaaaaaaacgCCAGGGCTCGGCTgtcccaaaaatcccaaaagctCCCATCGAAGGTGGGGCCCCGAAAATCTGGGCAAAGCCCCTCAAAAATTCAGAGTCACCCCCCAAAAGCAGGTCAGCTCCCCCCTGCCCCGATTTCCCCACCCCCCCCTTCCAAGGGACCCCAAATCTCTGCCCAaaccccccctcccccagcactgcaggtgaaaccccccaaattccccGGGAGGGGGAGGAACCCTCAAATCCCAATCCAGCACTGCACAATGGGggatccccaaaatccccccctGGACCCCCGTTTTTGGGGGCTCCTCCCCAAATTGtctctgccctccctcccctcagGCTCTGCCCGATGAGCAGCGGGCGGAGCCCCCCCAAACTCCCCCCgcacccccaaaatccccccccGCGTGACGcctcccccccaaaaccccccgtgggggtgggggaggggcCGAGACCCCCCCTCAGTGAGGAGGGAGTTGGGGGGCTCCAGGTTTTGGGGGGTGCGGTGGGAACCCCCCAGAAATGGGGCAATAAAAGTGATTTCAGACTAATTTGGGGGGGCATTTATTGAGGGGTGACCCCAAAACCCCGGGGGGGGGGAGTTCCTCCCTaatggggttttgtggggtgtctggggggggtttgggggttccATTGGGGGGGGGGATTGGTGTTTTCGCCCACCTGATCCAATCCCTGATGTGGCTGCAGTGAGGAAATTCCCAGAAGAATATTTGGGGGTTAGGGGAATTTTTGGGgttcccaaaccccaaaaccccaggcTGAGGCTCctgggaggttttggggtgccCCTGGGGGTGATTTTAGGGTGTTCCCCCCTCCCACCTGATGCAGTCCATGATGTGGATCCAGTGAGGAGATTCCCAGAAGGGTTTTtcaggggttttggggtttccCCTGGGCTGAGGCTCCCGGGGGCTTTTGGGGTGCCCCCGGGGGGTTTTGGGGCGCCCCGGGGGTGTTTTtgggctgctggggaggctcTTGGGGCCCCCCTCACTTGATGCAGTCCATGACATGGATCTGCAGCGTGTCCATGTCCGGAGCCTTGTACTGGCACTTGGGGCAGCACAGGTCGGGCCCCTCCTCCGGGGGTGGGGGGAGCCCCCCAAAACCTGCGTggaggggaagggcagggacagagtCAGGCCTTGCCTCTCCCCCAGGGGGGGCTTGGGGGTCCCGGGGCCCCCTTCTGCACTCaccccccggggccggggccggctcCGAGTGTCGGTTCCGCATCTCCTCCAGACGGGCCCTGGGGGGAAACGGGGCAgttgggggttttggggggtctGGGAGAGGTTTTGGGGGGTCTGGGGGTGGTTGTGGGTtcagggagggtttgggggggggTCAGGGGCTCTCAGGGGTTTGGAGGCTTTGGGGAGGGGCTTGGGGGTGGTTGGGGGTTCAGGGAGGTTTTGCGGGGGCTCAGGGGGTCTGGGAGGGGCCTGGGAGGGGTTGGGGGtcagggaggttttggggggctcagggggttTTTGGGGGCTCTGGGAGGGGTTGGGGGTTCAGGGAGGTTTTGCGGGGGCTCAGGGGGTCTGGGAGGGGCCTGGGAGGGGTTGGGGGtcagggaggttttggggggctcagggggttTATAGGGGCTCTGGGAGGGGTTGTGAGTTCAGGGAGGTTTTGGGAGGGCGTTTGGGGGAattcagggatttggggggggggcTGGGAGGAGTTTAGGGGATCTGGGGAATGTCAGGGAGAGGGGGAACAGGGGGTCctgggggtgtttttggggggttggttttggggtaGGTTTAGAGTGGGGGCTTTTGCTGTGGTCCCCGAGGGTGTTTG is part of the Sylvia atricapilla isolate bSylAtr1 unplaced genomic scaffold, bSylAtr1.pri scaffold_14_arrow_ctg1, whole genome shotgun sequence genome and encodes:
- the LOC136374836 gene encoding selenide, water dikinase 1-like produces the protein MAAVPGGSRRWDPAALGLDPSWRLTSYGELRGUGCKVPQETLLKLLAGLEGQRPGGGGGGEGAEAESGGAPALGIGLDSCVIPLRHGGLSLVQTTDFFYPIIDDPYMMGRIACANVLSDLYAMGVTECDNVLMLLSVSQRMTEEERDKVMPLIIQGFRDAAEDGGTSVTGGQTVLNPWVIVGGVATAVCQSSEFIMPDSAVPGDVLVLTKPLGTHMAVTAHQWLDIPERWNKIKLVVTREEVELAYQEAVCSMATLNRTAAGLMRAFGAHAATDVTGFGVLGHARALAAQQRLDVAFVIHNLPVIAKMAAVSKACGGRGGLLQGTAPETSGGLLVVLPRAQAARFCAELKAPGRAEGLQAWIVGVVEKGPRGARVIDKPRLIEVPPRGAAPGPDSPGSPPPEPPRAPF